TGAGTCAGTGGACAtgcgaaatttaaaaaagaaaacagctTAACGCGAAATCCGAACGAGTCATTCAACTGACTGTTTTCAGAAGATTAGGCGCAatgataaatttgttaaaagaacTTTTGTCAGAGAGCATTAGATGtgttatattttaacaacaaacaaTATTAGAGAAGTTACTTGATTAGCCCAAAATAACATCAGAAAATCAATTTGTATCTTTAAAACGCACACAACTTGTATTAAAACAAAACCCCGAAAAATTTTCTGGGATTTTTTAGTTctgaagaacaaaaaaattttttgtattatcgCTATTGTTTTTGCTTTACCGCTTTTATGTAGAatgtttttctcaaaatcacGTATTTACGTATTgaacatttgattttaaatgttcCACTTTATTTACGTAATTACTACATCCAAGCTAATTGCGCTCTATTTTTGCCTGAATGtgtttttgaataaactttattgaaatctttcctaactttttaaattagcgtgatgttttatttaaaaaagttcctCATACATTCTTATatggctttttttaatttttaagtacgACGTCctttattaactaaaactattaCCTTATTCTAGGTagtatttaaaatgcaaacagCAAACCGGTAAAATGCTAAGACATTTTAATGACCACTACagatatgatatttaaaaaaacgtttgctcatcaatttttttatttaaattttgaatttgatatattttatttaaattagattgtatttcttttaaattagatatattttatgcttttacTTGAAGTCCATaaaatatatagcaaaaaaaaaaaatttaagggcaaacgaaaaataaaaaatactgcaaCATTACGAACCAATAGGAccatggttcgcaaaaaagttagcattttaccggttcgcagttcgcattttaccgactaCCGTTATTTACACAAAACTAATGACTACATAAACCCTTTGAAAGGCTATTACTTTTATCactgttaataataatattattattgttgtggttattatagttacattaacaaaagaaataactcataaatgcatttttcattctatgtaacaaacatattacattttataaaacttaaatcgTATTACTGTTAAAAGTCTCTCGAGAATTCCATGTTGCTATCTTCTTGAGAATcttcattaaataaagtttcaaattgaATTTGGTCTTGAGAATCAGAAGTCTGTTCTTGAATAAATTCTTCATCTTGAACACCTAAAGCATCTTGTTCAGTGCCTGAGGCATCTTGTTCAGTGCCTGAGGCATCTTGTTCAGTGCCTAAGGCATCTTGTTCATTGCCTGAGGCATCTTGTTCAGTGCCTGAGGCATCTTGTTCAGTGGCTAAAGCATCTTGTTCAGTGCCTGAGGCATCTTGTTCAGTACCTGAAGCATCATTTTCAGCAGCTGAAGCATCCTGTTCCACGTCTGAAGCGTCATGAACATCATCTTGAGCACCTAAAGCTTCATTATCAAATGTTTCATCAGCTTCATTATTGACAACTAAATCTTCATCTTGAGATATTGCATCTTCCTGAGCTAGCGATGTTTCATCTTCAGCAAGTGAACTCTCATCCTGAACAAATGGAACTcttttgtttaatgtttgggTGTCATATTGAATAAGCTTGTAAACTTTGGGCGGGCTTTGAGTGGTATCCGGATAAAAATTAGCAACTAATTGAGTTTCATCATTAACGATAGGTATTACTTCATCATCATTATTTTCTTCTGATAAAAGATTGTTTTCGCCAACTAAAACCAAACACAAAACTAATAGTTAATTCTAActactaaaaaattaaacctaaccacagaaaagttaaatacacaaattaatttaaaaaactaattaaaaagtaaaaaattagtatCAGGTATACAGGCCGCTCCAAAAAGGTGGATTGGGTACGCCCCTCCCCAGCATTGCAATAATTTATCAGTTAAAACAAAGTAACTCCgaaattgtcaataaaaaaaaatattatttctttgagACTTAAAAAAGCACCCCAATTTAAGCACGAACGGTTAACTGAGCAATACTTtcactataaatttttatgatttttttgttttgtcttatgtatattagtattttgaaaaataacgttgcaaataaaaatataagaaattgtGGATGCCCGATGTAGGTCGTAGGATCCTGTCACGATGAAACGTTTAACagtacaataaaaatttaacgaAACATTGCAAACGTTACACattcagaaaataaaaatgttcaaaaattaaagcatttttaatataaatatttttcaaataattataagtttttacgTCTTAAAAGCCGGCGTTTGGTCCTAAAGTGACGCCCTTTAAACTTCTTTTGAAcgttaaaaagaagtttttttagaCCAAATGCCGGCTGTATAGGTAcaaccgttttttaaaaaaaaatagctcgTATGAGCTTAGAAAAATATACACTAGAAAAGTAGaagtttataaatatcatagaaataactataaacataatatatataaataataaatttttttataattaaatggctaatgaaatagttatataaaataatatagaatagTAATTATTATCCCTGAACATAATAggaccaaataaaaaattacaaaaacatgatgcattgtaatatatatattttttaatatttattatcttgTTTATGATTTACATTAACACTTAAAGTGCGCCTTTAAAcgttatttataaatcaaaattgaaaaaattaattcttacGGGCTTCCAAGTCGTCAAGTGTACTCTGGACATCAAAttcatctataaaaaaaacaaaaaaaacacaacataatttgtagttaaaaaatatttttttgtggcatttaaaaaaattaaatgacagCATTTGTTAACCTTTTGCTATAGGGGCTGAAAAAGCCAGTGAGCAAACGAGAAATGCAATCAagactttcatttttttatgtcaacGTGTCGAAGCgatttagttaaattaaaagctaaaataagaGTTCATTTATATACGCAAAAAAGAATTGTCAAGGTTATAATTACATATTGGACAATAACCGCCGATGTCAATCGCGTTACGTAACTGTAAATAGAAAGGTTGTGGGTGGTTTctacttgtttaaaaatttgccTGTTTGAAATGcgttaaaaaatgtcaacgTATTTAACTGACTCAATATTACACATCAAggaaacataatataaaaataatctctTGCGTAACCAATCATTAGTATTTCCTTGaggttaaaaagtaaaaaacaatgcTTAACACAATACGAATTATTCGAAGCATGaaacaaaaagagaaaaaatgttagaagcaaaaaaaatgatgattcactaaagttttttttatcatttgttcttaactattattattttttctttactttgtgatttttttcattatttgtttttaactaatttgTTTTACTTCCTAAAGTGGAGTAccgatatttttaaatgatgagaACCAGTTATAAAAATGACTAATGAAGTCAATATAGAGTTTTCTCAAAAGCATAATTTAGTTTTCCTTAGtgaaaaataactattaaaaaatattatcttagtTCAAATTGTAGACTTTATAATTGCTAggtaaaaaacttattacttttttaatactagtattagatatattttaatgatagtgataataaaaacaatgtttgaaATTGTGACgatttttataacatgaattAATCATATTATCCGTTCATTACGTCATTATTATCTTCAGATGCGTTATTAAATAGTTCATAAAGAAAACTTCAATCGGCGATAAAACTCGAATCAGTGAAAtactaattgttttaaataattgttttaaatactttagacaaaaaaatattattagatttaatattatattgcatcctttcatattatatatattagactgTAAACTTTGtgaaaacttatatatattgatttaattttatcgCAATCTTAATATGTACAGtattgtgaaaaagttaagaaccacaaaaaaaacaaatcataatttatttttatttttaaattttttttaaccgaATTTTTCTggtaaaaagaataataacaataaattttagaaaatagacaaacaaaataaaaaataataatagtgataaaaactttgaaacaaatataaaaaatgtatttaaagttttataggtaatttttattttaaaaaaattgtgaaaaagttaagaaccacAGAATAAAAAACGATAATTTTTACCACCTAATACCGCGTAATTCTACCATGAATTTTCAAGCACTCATTTATACGATTTGGCATTGAGTCTATTAAATTCTCTAAAATATGTTTGGGAACATTTCCAAGTATTGCTGGTAAAATATTGCGCAACTCCTCAAGGCTCCTTGGTGCTTTCTTGGCAATCTCTTTATCAAGCCAACTCCAAAGATTTTCAATGCAATTTAGATCTGGGCTATTTGGTGGCCAAGTTAGACGCTCAATATTTTTACTTTCGAACCATTCAGAGACAATTTTAGCCCTGTGACATGGTgcattgtcttgctgaaaaatgaACGGAACGCTTTGCTCAAGTGCATCAATTGACGGTAacaagttgttatttaaaatatcgaCATAATAAGTAGAGTTGAGTCGaccatcaaataatttaaacataccGAGACCATAATATGTCATGCAGCACCATATTCCAACCGATACGCTACCTTGTTTTGTTCTTTGAACGATACAATCGtgattatatttttctttattaaggcTGCCTGCGAATCATCATTCGGTTTTTTCGGTTATCAACCTCGATATTCATCTCATCACTGAACATTACTGTCCTCCATTTTTGTTTAGACCATTCTTTGACGCATTGGCAAAATTCTTTTCGCTTTTTTATATGTCGTTTGGTAAGTCGCGGTTTTAGAACAGCTTTTTTCCATAACATATTGTTAGCTAATAGCTTCCTACGCACAAGTGATGCCGAGGCTTGACGTCCATTTGAAAGCTTCCATTCGCTTCTTAATTCATGCGACGACATGGTTCGATTTTTCTTTGCCAACCTGATTAAAAGGCGATCATCATTGGGTGTCGTCAAACGCGGTCTTCCAGAACGATGGCGATCAACGTAAGATTTCGTCTCTTTGAATCTTTTGATGATTGTTAGCACCAAACTATGTGATCGCTTTACTATTCTTCCAATTTCGCGAGCGGATTTAACTTCCTGGTGAAAATGCACCACTTTTACACGATCTTCATAGGTAATAGCTTTTCTGctcattttttcaaaaggaaagaatttttttttgtttgaaattaaatactttttttaaaagtatttaaaaaaattaatttttttcaaatgtttttattggttCTTTGGTAATAACTCAGGtcattaaaagaatatttaaaaaaaagggaaaattaaatttaaaaagacgtttCCGCCGCATTTAGCACAAAAAATTCTTTgtggttcttaactttttcacaaaaaaaatattaaaaaaaattaacacatgatatttaatctttattttttataggttCTATTAactaactttcaaaaaaaaaatgttttcttttttctcatgctatatttaatatgtttgaaaaaaaaagactattttattatctttcgaataaaaattaactaaatttacttgaaaaaaaaaattttttttatttagtggttcttaactttttcacaataCTGTATTTAGTAACGAAGGTTAACATGACGGTTGTTATGGAAAGAAGTTTTACCGACAGATGCAAcaggaaatttttttgaaaatttgacccAGCTTTGGacaactttaattatttttttgtcttcaaattgttttataaattttttagtatgcTTTATCCAAATATATTATCTATAACAAATGTTACAATGATTTCTATCCAAAACCAGTAATCAGAAAGGGAGGGGGTGCATAACTTTTTGAGTTTTGTTGTTCTTAGGCAACAATCAATGCAtcattttgcaaaacattcttatttgatGTAAGCGTGAACACACAAGTTTAAAGTTTGCTGAATTCCGGAAAAAAGCCACAATCCCTTCAAGATGAAAAGGTCCCTACAAGGTGCCACAATCCctacaagaagaaaaaaaacgtaaaacttaaaagatttatttaaaagtcaGAAATGAATGTAACAAGAATGTtagtttaacaaataaaataaaaacttaaaaatagtttagaaaatttttctcaaaagtttgaaattttaaaacttaccacgtgattttatttataattttaggcTTTTGTAGTTTTGAGAAGTAATAAGGTACTGGATAAATCCCAATAAACCATCGTAGTgcttaaatataaatgttaaaaaagtacttgatttttttactttcgcCAAGTAATCTGGTTCGTATAactctttttgatatttttcgctatttaatttattaacaaataggGTATGTTTACTACATGCAAGATAACTAAAGCTGCAAAACAACTAGTTAATGATACTTATTTAAAGAAGACAGTAGTACTAAAACGACGCAACTTATCTGCtgtaataaaaagataaatctggagttaattcttttttgcaCCAAATGGATGCagtaaaatgcaaattttttgtcATAATATATAATGGTTTTTGAATGAAGTACGCCAAAAATTTAGACTCTCCCTTTTGTTTTTGCAATGAGTATTTGTAAGAACATTTCTCATTTCTAAAtcaatttttagatataattttgttttcttgcatttatattttaaatattttagatgtcTGAATCTAAAAGTCAAAAAAGATCATATTCAAATAAACATATGATATGGATAATGAAATGGTCTCAACTACATGCTTAAAGAAACCATTATTACCCATAGGTTCTAATCATATTATGGTCAGGTCTGgacaaaatttagaaaagagTGAGTTTGGTAACATTCAAAGCGTAATTTTATTGGCTTTAACATATTCAAAATGCACTCAAATCCATTTAGggcaaaaaactttattaaaatttgacaCCCAAATATTGATGAATTTGTATATATACTAGAAATGGAATGGTATTGATGGTAACTGATGGTAGTCGTTCtgtttgaatttctttttggAATTTGCTACCATTCtcatatatttttgtttcctAATGTGCCTAAAAGTGGGACCTGCTTATTTTTCTCACTTACAAAAATGATGGGGTTAAATTAAACCTCTGCAAAacaatataaatgtataataatagtaataataataataataacaatattaataggAAAATTACAAGAATATAACTATTGTCTAATAACCATACTACTAATTACCATACATATTCAAAACCACCTTCTCTTGtattcaaatacttttttttgtattcaaaaacTACCTGTTCTTGTATTCAAATACTTTTTCTTGTATTTAAATACTAGCTTTTCttgtattcaaatattttttcttgtttattaaatactttttcttgtATTCAAATACTAGATTTTCTtgttttcaaataccttttCCTGTATTCAAATTCCTTTTCTTGTATTCAAATACTAGCTTTTCTTGtattcaaatacctttttttgtattcaaataCTTTTTCTTGTAATCAAATACTAGCTTTTTCTGAATTCAAATACCTTTCCTTGTATTCAAATGATTTTTCTTGtattcaaatacttttttttgtattcaaattCTAGCTTTTGTTGTATTCAAATTCTAGCTTTTGttgtattcaaatattttttcttgtatttaaatactttttcttgtATTCAAATACTAGCTTTTCTTGTATTCAATAACCTTCTCTTGTATTCAAATACTTTTTCTTGTATTTAAATACTAGATTTTCTTGTATTCAAATACTACCTTTTCTTGTATTCAAATACTTTTTCTTGTATTCAAATACTACCTTTTCTTGAATTCAAATACCTTCTCTTGTATTCAAATACTTTTTCTTGAATTTGTAATCAAATACCTTTTCTTGTATTCAAATACTAGCTTTTTTGTATTCAAATACTTTTTCTTGTATTAAAACACTACCTTTTCTTGTATTCAAATACTACCTTTTCTTTCattcaaattctttttcttGTACCCAAATATTAGCTTTTCTTGTATTCAAATACTACCCTTTCttgtatttaaatactttttcttgtATTCAAATACCTTTTCCTGTattcaaattctttttcttGTATTCAAATAATGGCTTTTCTTGTATTCAATTACCTTTTCTTGTATTCAAATACCTTTTCTTGTGTTCAAATACCTTTTCTTGTGTTcaaatactaactttttttgtattgaaataCTACCTTTTCTTGAATTCAAATACTACCTTCTATAATACTTCTTCTATTTAAATACTACCTTTTCTTGTATTCAAAAACTAGCTTTTCTTGTATTCAAATACCTTTTCT
This genomic interval from Hydra vulgaris chromosome 01, alternate assembly HydraT2T_AEP contains the following:
- the LOC101236174 gene encoding uncharacterized protein LOC101236174 isoform X2 encodes the protein MKVLIAFLVCSLAFSAPIAKDEFDVQSTLDDLEALGENNLLSEENNDDEVIPIVNDETQLVANFYPDTTQSPPKVYKLIQYDTQTLNKRVPFVQDESSLAEDETSLAQEDAISQDEDLVVNNEADETFDNEALGAQDDVHDASDVEQDASAAENDASGTEQDASGTEQDALATEQDASGTEQDASGNEQDALGTEQDASGTEQDASGTEQDALGVQDEEFIQEQTSDSQDQIQFETLFNEDSQEDSNMEFSRDF
- the LOC136074647 gene encoding uncharacterized protein LOC136074647, encoding MSRKAITYEDRVKVVHFHQEVKSAREIGRIVKRSHSLVLTIIKRFKETKSYVDRHRSGRPRLTTPNDDRLLIRLAKKNRTMSSHELRSEWKLSNGRQASASLVRRKLLANNMLWKKAVLKPRLTKRHIKKRKEFCQCVKEWSKQKWRTVMFSDEMNIEVDNRKNRMMIRRQP